The following proteins come from a genomic window of Meleagris gallopavo isolate NT-WF06-2002-E0010 breed Aviagen turkey brand Nicholas breeding stock chromosome Z, Turkey_5.1, whole genome shotgun sequence:
- the LOC104915002 gene encoding transcription factor RFX3: protein MNNIPQRMIQTKVAAVSAFAQTLRRYTSLNHLAQAARAVLQNTSQINQMLNDLNRVDFANVQEQASWVCQCDDNMVQRLETDFKMTLQQQSTLEQWAAWLDNVMMQALKPYEGRPSFPKAARQFLLKWSFYSSMVIRDLTLRSAASFGSFHLIRLLYDEYMFYLVEHRVAQATGETPIAVMGEVR from the exons ATGAACAATATTCCACAGAGGATGATACAAACCAAG GTTGCCGCTGTAAGTGCCTTTGCCCAGACTCTGCGAAGATACACATCTCTAAACCACCTGGCTCAAGCAGCTCGTGCTGTTCTTCAAAACACTTCTCAAATCAACCAGATGCTCAATGATCTTAACCGTGTTGATTTTGCCAATGTTCAG GAGCAGGCTTCCTGGGTGTGCCAGTGTGATGACAACATGGTTCAGAGGCTAGAAACAGATTTCAAAATGACTCTTCAACAGCAAAGCACTCTGGAGCAGTGGGCTGCCTGGCTTGATAATGTTATGATGCAAGCATTGAAACCATATGAAGGAAGACCCAGCTTTCCTAAAGCAGCACGGCAATTTCTGTTAAAATGGTCTTTTTACAG CTCAATGGTGATTCGAGATCTAACCTTGCGCAGTGCTGCTAGCTTTGGCTCTTTTCATCTGATCCGCTTGCTTTATGATGAATACATGTTTTACTTAGTAGAACATCGTGTTGCTCAGGCCACAGGAGAGACACCTATTGCAGTTATGGGAGAGGTAAGATAG